In Hyphomicrobiales bacterium, a genomic segment contains:
- a CDS encoding tyrosine recombinase XerC produces MLNDSSPLIIAAPDLAKACQRWRMSLVSERRLAENTLEAYDRDVEQFLSFLTEHLGGSPSIKDLNALRPADLRSFLARRRANGAGARSVGRSLSGIRSLARFLERDGLIDASAFGAIRSPKRPQSLPKPLSVEQSMRVVEAEEQLAEEPWIAARDAAVLTLCYAAGLRISEALSLTYANAPDARAQAMRIIGKGGKERVVPLLPVISETIAAYIKLCPYALGAQEPLFRGARGGALNPRMVQKAMERLRSALGLPESATPHALRHSFATHLLSRGGDLRTIQELLGHASLSTTQIYTGVDMDRLAEIYDKAHPRS; encoded by the coding sequence ATGTTGAATGATTCAAGTCCACTCATTATTGCCGCTCCTGATCTTGCAAAAGCTTGTCAGCGCTGGCGTATGTCGCTTGTATCAGAGCGCCGGCTGGCTGAAAATACGTTGGAGGCTTATGATCGAGATGTTGAGCAGTTTTTGTCTTTTCTCACAGAACATTTAGGGGGATCACCCTCAATTAAAGATTTAAATGCACTTCGGCCTGCTGATCTTCGCAGTTTTTTGGCGCGCAGGCGAGCAAATGGCGCGGGCGCGCGCAGTGTTGGGCGGTCTCTTTCAGGCATCCGTTCGCTCGCACGGTTTTTGGAGCGTGATGGTCTCATCGATGCATCTGCCTTTGGTGCAATCAGAAGCCCCAAGCGGCCACAAAGTTTGCCTAAACCGTTGAGTGTGGAGCAATCAATGCGCGTGGTTGAGGCGGAAGAACAGCTTGCTGAAGAGCCATGGATAGCCGCGCGCGATGCTGCCGTATTGACACTTTGTTATGCAGCAGGTTTGCGAATTTCTGAGGCCTTATCGCTCACATATGCCAATGCGCCAGATGCAAGGGCTCAAGCGATGCGGATTATTGGTAAGGGTGGGAAAGAACGGGTGGTGCCATTGCTCCCGGTAATTTCAGAAACGATTGCAGCTTATATTAAGTTGTGTCCCTATGCTTTAGGAGCTCAGGAGCCTTTGTTTCGTGGTGCCCGCGGGGGTGCGCTTAACCCGCGTATGGTACAAAAAGCAATGGAAAGACTGAGGTCTGCGCTTGGTTTACCTGAGAGCGCTACACCGCATGCGCTTCGCCATTCTTTTGCGACCCATCTTTTAAGTCGAGGGGGTGATTTGCGTACCATTCAAGAATTGCTGGGTCACGCTAGTCTATCAACGACGCAGATCTATACGGGTGTCGATATGGACCGGCTGGCAGAAATTTATGATAAAGCTCACCCTCGTTCATAA